Proteins co-encoded in one Papaver somniferum cultivar HN1 chromosome 5, ASM357369v1, whole genome shotgun sequence genomic window:
- the LOC113282545 gene encoding coatomer subunit zeta-1-like isoform X1, whose amino-acid sequence MQETLPLIKNILLLDSEGKRVAVKYYSDDWPTNSAKLAFEKAIFTKTQKTNARTEAEIAMFENHIVVYKFIQDLHFFVTGGDNENELILATVLQAFFDAVALLLRNNLDKMTALENLDLILLCLDEIVDGGNILDNEASIIAAKVASNGGDNAASLSEQTISQALATAREHLTRSLLK is encoded by the exons ATGCAGGAAACTCTTCCATTGATTAAAAACATCCTTCTATTGGATTCGGAAGGGAAGCGAGTAGCTGTGAAGTACTATTCAGATGACTGGCCAACAAACAGTGCAAAGTTAGCCTTCGAAAAAGCTATATTTACAAAAACACAGAAGACGAATGCTCGGACTGAAG CGGAGATTGCGATGTTTGAGAACCACATTGTCGTTTATAAGTTTATTCAAGATCTGCACTTTTTTGTTACTGGCGGTGACAATGAGAATGAGCTCATATTAGCCACTGTTCTTCAGGCATTCTTTGATGCAGTTGCGCTCCTTCTCAG GAACAATTTGGATAAAATGACAGCACTCGAGAACTTGGATCTTATCCTTTTATGCCTTGATGAGATTGTTGACGGAGG GAATATTCTTGACAACGAAGCCAGCATTATTGCAGCTAAAGTCGCATCTAATGGTGGTGACAATGCGGCATCTTTGTCTGAGCag ACCATCTCTCAAGCACTAGCTACTGCCCGAGAACATTTAACTAGATCTCTCCTCAAGTGA
- the LOC113282545 gene encoding coatomer subunit zeta-1-like isoform X2, translating into METLPLIKNILLLDSEGKRVAVKYYSDDWPTNSAKLAFEKAIFTKTQKTNARTEAEIAMFENHIVVYKFIQDLHFFVTGGDNENELILATVLQAFFDAVALLLRNNLDKMTALENLDLILLCLDEIVDGGNILDNEASIIAAKVASNGGDNAASLSEQTISQALATAREHLTRSLLK; encoded by the exons ATG GAAACTCTTCCATTGATTAAAAACATCCTTCTATTGGATTCGGAAGGGAAGCGAGTAGCTGTGAAGTACTATTCAGATGACTGGCCAACAAACAGTGCAAAGTTAGCCTTCGAAAAAGCTATATTTACAAAAACACAGAAGACGAATGCTCGGACTGAAG CGGAGATTGCGATGTTTGAGAACCACATTGTCGTTTATAAGTTTATTCAAGATCTGCACTTTTTTGTTACTGGCGGTGACAATGAGAATGAGCTCATATTAGCCACTGTTCTTCAGGCATTCTTTGATGCAGTTGCGCTCCTTCTCAG GAACAATTTGGATAAAATGACAGCACTCGAGAACTTGGATCTTATCCTTTTATGCCTTGATGAGATTGTTGACGGAGG GAATATTCTTGACAACGAAGCCAGCATTATTGCAGCTAAAGTCGCATCTAATGGTGGTGACAATGCGGCATCTTTGTCTGAGCag ACCATCTCTCAAGCACTAGCTACTGCCCGAGAACATTTAACTAGATCTCTCCTCAAGTGA